The Sporosarcina ureae genomic sequence AAACATCGGATAAATGGCATTGGATGACCGATCGTTTTCCCGCTGGAGAAATCAGTTTGCGTTCCGCGTCACAAGAAAACGTCATCATCATTGACCAATCATTTCCAAAAGAGACACGTGTCATAGGAGAGATGGACCGGTTCAGTGCCATGACGTTGTTGCATGAAGAAGCGATTTACTTGCATCAAGGAACGCAATATCAAGTAGAGGAACTGGATTGGGAAGAGAAGAAAGCATACGTTACAGTGGTCGATGTAGATTATTTCACCGATGCAAATCTCGCGGTGGAACTGAAAGTCATCAGTGAAGACAAGCGGATGGAAGACGGGGAGCGTACGCTAGCTTACGGAGACTTAGCAGTACTCGCGATTCCAACGATCTTTAAGAAAATCAAATTTGATACGCATGACAATATTGGATCAGGCCCTATTTCGTTGCCTGCGGAAGAAATGCATACGTCAGGTACGTGGTTAACGTTTGATGTCCCCGAAGGCTGGGAGAAATCCGACTTGACTGACGCGATGACAGCTGCAGCGTTTGCGATTCAATCACTGGTACCGCTATTCATCAAGTGTGATCGAAATGATATCCATGTTGTACCGCAAGTGAAGGCGATTCACATGGAGCGGCCGACATTCTTTATTTACGACAGCTATCCAGGTGGAATTGGTTTAAGTGAAAATATTTATAGTCGTTGGAAAGAATTATTAATGCTCGCAGCGGATCATGTGGCGGAGTGTCGCTGTGAATACGGCTGTCCCGTCTGTATTGGAGCCCAAGAAGCAGGACAAAAGAATAACAAACATCGTGCACATAGCTTGCTAGCAGAGTTGGCAAAGTGAGTAGAAAGAGAGTCGAAGAGAAGTACTTCGACTCTTTTTTATGTAGAAAGAGAAAGTAGTTGGCGGAACCGGTAGAAGTTTCCAAATTCAATAAAAAATATCGACCCTCTATCTAAATAGCAGTGCATTCTGATAATATGAATATGTACAACTATCGGTCTAGTAAAATGAGGGGGTAAAACAGATGAATAAAAGATCAGTTCATAGGTTTGGTGCTACATTTGCTGTCGCTAGCGCTATTGTATTGGCGGGAGGCTCTGTCAGTGCAGCAGAGCAATGGTATACCGACGTATCAAAGGAAAATACGCATTATGAAGCGATTAAAGCGTTGACGGACCAACATATCATTCGTGGCTATTCCGAAAATCAGTTCAAGCCCGGGAATTCCATTGAGCGTCGTCACGCGGCATTAATTTTGGCAAAGTTAGGGGACTTTGAAGAACCAACTAATGTGGCGGATGTATTAAAAAAGTTTAAAGATATTTCAGAAGACAGTTTCTACGCTAAAGAAATGGCGACTCTAGCGAACGCGAATGTATTTAAAGGAGACTCCAATGGGAATTTCAAACCGACAGCTGCCCTAACGCGTCAACAAATGGCGAATGTGCTAGTGAATGCATTGGATCTTGAGAAATACGATACAGGTAAGAAAGTGGAAATTAACTTATCGAATGTAGGAGAGTCACACAGAAGAGGTGTGCAAATCCTTGCGAATCTTGGTTTAACGGATCAACTGAGTAATTTCAGACCGAATGAGCCCGTCACACGAGGTGCATTCTCCTCATTCATTCACCGTGCCAATCAGCTGCAACCAAACGATTACACCTTATCATTGATGCATATGAACGACACACATGCACGTGTAGCGGAAATGCCAAAAGCTATTACCGCTATCAAAGAAGTTCGAAATGAAAAGCCAGATGCTTTGCTTCTTCATGGAGGAGATGTGTTCTCGGGAACATTATATTTCTCGGAGTTTGAAGGACAAGCGGATCTAGAACTGATGAATTTAATGGGTCTAGATGCAATGGTATTTGGTAATCATGAATTTGATTTAGGCGATAGTACGAATGGCCACAAGTCACTGGCGAATTTTGTGAAAGGTGCTAATTTCCCTGTAATCGGAGCGAATATAGATTTTTCCAAAGACCCCGCCTTGAAAAATCTAGTAAGCAAAACAGAATTCACTAGCACGCCGGCATTTGGAGAGATTCATAAAGGCTTGATCAAAGAAGTGAATGGAGAAAAGGTTGGAATCTTCGGATTGACTACTGAAAGTACAGCATTTGTCGCGAGTCCAGGAGCAGTAGAGTTTTTAGAGTATAAAGAGTCAGCTGAAAAAGCCGTAGCCTACTTTGAGAGCCAAGGCGTCAATAAAATTATTTCGCTAAATCATCTTGGATTCGATAGTGATCCATCTGTAGGTAATGATTTGCTTCTAGCTCAAGCAGTTGAAGGCATCGATATTATTGTGGGCGGACATTCACATACGAAATTGTCGGAACCAGTGATAGTTGATAAAAAGGCAAGTGGAGAAAGCAAAGATCCTACAGTCATTGTTCAAGCGGATCAATACTTGACGCATCTTGGAACACTGGACGTAGAATTTGATGATCAAGGTGTCATTA encodes the following:
- a CDS encoding 5'-nucleotidase C-terminal domain-containing protein → MNKRSVHRFGATFAVASAIVLAGGSVSAAEQWYTDVSKENTHYEAIKALTDQHIIRGYSENQFKPGNSIERRHAALILAKLGDFEEPTNVADVLKKFKDISEDSFYAKEMATLANANVFKGDSNGNFKPTAALTRQQMANVLVNALDLEKYDTGKKVEINLSNVGESHRRGVQILANLGLTDQLSNFRPNEPVTRGAFSSFIHRANQLQPNDYTLSLMHMNDTHARVAEMPKAITAIKEVRNEKPDALLLHGGDVFSGTLYFSEFEGQADLELMNLMGLDAMVFGNHEFDLGDSTNGHKSLANFVKGANFPVIGANIDFSKDPALKNLVSKTEFTSTPAFGEIHKGLIKEVNGEKVGIFGLTTESTAFVASPGAVEFLEYKESAEKAVAYFESQGVNKIISLNHLGFDSDPSVGNDLLLAQAVEGIDIIVGGHSHTKLSEPVIVDKKASGESKDPTVIVQADQYLTHLGTLDVEFDDQGVITGHAGKLISLKDKANDVEAAEALLKYSGKIDETFGKEIGATLEVDLPNPRSREGENSTDSVRANETALGNLITDGMLEKAKEYDPKTVIALQNGGGIRNHLNKGQVTVGAVIEVLPFGNTLSLVTLTGEEIKNTLEHSVRNVPKEEGGFLHMSGMKMTFDSSKEVGNRVQTMQVKTNDEFVDVEMDKEYVITTNAFTARGGDGFKVLGEAYENGRVTDLGLDDWVNLRDHMIKLGTVKPEIEGRIVDVNK